Below is a genomic region from Sorghum bicolor cultivar BTx623 chromosome 9, Sorghum_bicolor_NCBIv3, whole genome shotgun sequence.
TTTCTTAGGAATTGGTTGACTATGTTATATCTTGTACCATGCATATATGAACAGCCTATTAAGTATAACATTTTTTTGTTAACCAAAGATATAACCATTGCTGACATGTGGCTATATAAATACCACTGGTGGTTTCTCTCATCCTTTATATCTgacatttgatttttttttctctccctaGGCTCTACCACCACATGAAATCAACTTTGTTCCATTAAAGCAGGTAAAAGTAATTGATTTAGTTCAATCAGATGATTTTTATGTTATATTACTCGTTTTCTGATCATCATTACAATTTTTAGTAAGTTGCTGAGAAGGCAGCATTTTTGGACTCACTGTTCTAACTTTTGTATGATTCAGGAGAAAAGCTTCAGAGCTGATAAACTGATGGAATTCTATAAAGTAAGTAGCTAGATCAGAGTGTTTGTTGTGTCATTGTGCACTAAATTGGGCCATGTGTCCGGATGGAAACTGTTAACTTTTTCAAGTTTTACGCTTAATATCATAGGTCCTAGATCTTAATACTATTCTTTTAGGTGCTCTGTGCctatatttttaattttttattacTGACATCTATTGCTTTGTGGCAGTCAGACATGAAACTGAAGAAGTTCTTGCATATAATTGAGAATTCTCCCGTGTACCCAGTTATCTATGATAGCAACAGGTAAAACGATGACATGCTCTTATCATTTCATTTCTTGACCTCATTCTTTCAAGTCCTATGATCTTTTCGAAAAGACTAATAATTACTAGAGAGGAAAACAATGATTAAATTGAAAGAATCTGTTGGCACAGCTCTCTGGAAATTTGTCTATCTAGTTAAACTTCAAAAAACATTGTTGATTTTTCAAGGAAAAGCTGTTCTCTTAAATATATTCATTTTACTGATAAAGTGGCCCATGTTCCGTCATGAGTGCCTTGCTTTCTTTAACGCCTATGATATAGAAACTGTTaatactggtgttgctgcacaGTTGACATTGCAATACTTTGCAGGACTGtattatcattacctcctaTCATCAATGGTGCACATTCAGCTATCACCCTTGCAACAAGGAATGTCTTTATTGAATGTACAGCTACTGACCTTACCAAAGCAAATATAGTTCTGAATACAATGGTGGGTGCTATGCTGTATTTAGATGGGAACATGTCCTCTAATTTAAGAAGTTTAAACTTATTTTATTGAGGCACTTGTTACTTATATTTCTAGGTTACCATGTTCTCTGAGTATTGTGAGACTAAATTTGAAGTGGAACCTGTTGAAGTGGTACATCCTGATGGCAGGAAAACAGTTTACCCCGATCTTTCATGTTACAAAATGGATGTTTCATTATCTGACATTCTTGGGCCTATTGGCATCTCCCAGGACGAAAAACAGGTACCTGCAAGTTCCTGAAAGTTTTAGCAAGGATGTTTTCAATCTGGATTAATAACTGTGCATCTGAAAGTGTAGGTTGTCTGTCTTTTGAATAAAATGCAACTGCAAGCTGAAAGTCACTCATTGAAGGGGGAGCCTCGCATTTCAGTGTCTGTTCCTCCAACAAGAAGTGATATTCTGCATGCCCGGGATTTGTCGGAGGTATATCTGTTATTATCTAGCTGTTTGAACTGTTTTTATAGGTATTTGTTTGCTGTCATTGTTAACTGGTTTAATTTCTGTTTGGCTTCGACAAAAGGACGTTGCTATAGCTTATGGATTCAACAATGTGCCAAAATCAAAGCCAAAGTGTATGACAATAGGAGGAAGACAACCATTAAACAGGTTCTCAGATAAAATTCGTGCCGAGGTACTTTAGGTATTCGATATGTCTTTGTGGCATCTTGCTGATATTTGATGTCATTGCGTTTCTTTTTCTTGTGTATTTATCTGTTCATCAGTTGAGCTTTACAGAAAAATCCTTTATATCCAGGTTGCAAGAGCTGGTTACATGGAGGTGCTCACATTTATCTTGTCTTCACACGAAGAAAACTTTGACATGTTAAACAGAGCAGATGATAAAAGTAAAGCAGTCATTATCGCAAACCCTCGCACTTCTGAATTCGAGGTAAATTTTCCCTGATAAAATCGTCACTCACCCTGGTGCTGGGTGCAGTCATCAGTCAGCTCTCCTATGTGCTCTCAATTGACTATAGTGCAAAGAATAGTTTAAATTTTTTATGCCTTGTAAAACAAAAAAAGTTAATTCATAAACTAATTGCAGGATAATCATCTTTCCTGCGTTTATTTACTGATGCATCTTGCTGTTGTATCATGATTCTGCATTTTCTGTTATTCTACGACTTCTAAGGTGTAATTAGCCGCACATTCTTGTAACCCTATTTAACTTTTGACTGTTCCTCCTTATCTGACTTCTCAGCCTTATCTTTcattttagttttggatgttctACACAGGCAACGAGGGACAAGCTGAGTAATACATTCGGCCTAGCCCAGGAACCCTTCCCAACCCTCTCTATATAAGAGATATCTACTCTGATTCCTCACCAGCTGCCCCCATTCCGTCCACTTCCTCCTGGTCACCCACAACACCCCACTCGTCCTCTCTAGCATTGTGGCACATAGCGACGAGTCAGAGGCACCTGCACGGCTATGCCCCCCTCCTCCTGACTCGACCACTTTGTAGTGCCTCAGTGGGTCCACCTTCTGCCTGTGTCCTGCGCCTTCTCTCACATATGTAGAGCTGTTGATAGGCGGCTGACCAGAGAGATGAGGTACGAGGTTTCCCTCTGAGCTGCAGTGACGGTTGTCGACCTCCCTCCTCCCCAGCCCCTGAGTACCAAGCCAGTGATAACGTCTAGCTGCCGCTGGCCGAGGCAGCCACCCGATGTCAAACCTAGCTGATGCAGATGATTTATGCTTCATCCTTCGTTGATCTGTGTTTCATCATGCTCATTTGTGTTCACTTACAAGATCTACCATTATATTACATAGGTGATTCTGTGATTTCTTTTTCGATGCGTGTATTGCTAGCTTGGTTAGTGCAGTCATGGCTGAGCCGCACCAAACTAACTGAGACCAAATTTGCTTCATCTTGATAATTTTTATGAACCAATCAGTACCCAGTTTTTGATACCTGAAATTTGTGGGAAACCGATGAACCAAACCCATTGATTTGGTCTGACCAATTGTCCACCTACTGACAACTCATGCTTTCTCTCCATATTTGATTCACAAGGAAATAAACATTGTTCTACAATGTCATTCATTTGCTATAATCATTATTTTACTTGTTATCTTGTTGGTTTGTTATAATCATTTTTTCCTTGTTATCTTGCAGGTTGTTAGAACTAGTCTGATGTCGTGTTTATTGAAAACACTGAAACATAATATAGACCATCCAAGACCTATAAAGGTACTTTTTGAAAAGAAGCAATATTTATATTTGCTATATACTCCGTAAGTGATAAGGAGTCTATGGAATGTTGTGTCACACATAAAATGCCAACTAACTAAAGGAGAAACCAGAAAAAAACTTGAAATTTCTCTTGCTGTCAGTAGTGTCATTTTTGCATGTTATTTTCCTTTCCCTTTGAACTTAATTGTGATTGCATGATAGTACTCTCTTTCAAATACTACATTTCAACCATAGTATAAAGCCCATTTAGGATTTCTTGACCAAACCTTTTAAACATAGACGATGAATATCTGAAAAATCAAGTAGATTGGTAACATAAGCTTTATGTTGCTAAATTAGTTATAAAAATTCTTTTTACAATATATAGCTCTTTCTGTTTGGAACAACATGTTAAGAATATTACCTGTCAAACTGTCATTGGAGACCATGTGTCAATGTTCTGATGGATTTTGGGATTAGAGAAAGTAACTATCTAGTTTCATTTTTACCCATGTTGACTTTGATTTATCAATACATAATCAATTTTAAATGGAAGAGCTTTTAGTACACCTTCTAGTGTTGGATATGCCCAAACAGTTACTGTTGCCATATGGTTACGATGTTCCTTGTAGATGGAAATGTTCCCATGATTTGATCTTTCAAATATTTACCGTTGTAGATTTTTGAAGTTGGTGATGTTGTGATGCTGGACTCGTCACGTGATGTTGGTGCCTCTAATAATCGCAGGCTTGCAGCTTTGTACTGCAATAGGGTTTCTGGATTTGAGGTATACCATATACACTTAAGGAAATAACATCTGCATAGGCATGTATTTACATAGCTTCTATGTAGGCCTATGCTAACTTGTTTACATTGTCCAGGAAATCATGGGATTGGTGGATAGTATTGTCAAAGTTGTCAGAGCTCCGCACGTCAACTTTGGCGAGAATTACTATGTACCTACAGATGTAAGCGTAACTTCATAAATTGTCTTTTAATTTGCTGTTGTCAACATTTATATACTGATTTCATTTCTTTAGGAACCTGAGTTCTTCCCTAAAAGACAATGCAAAATTGTTACAAGTGATGGCAAGCAAGTTGGCTACTTAGGAATTGTCCATGCTGAGGTACTTACTCTGCCTTGcttttgaatgcagttacaACCTGTGCTGCTTAAGTACCAGTAGTTTAGCTGCCCTATTTAATGAACAAAGTtagtaccatattatatatttcttTTTGTTAGGTAGCAAAATCTTATATAATTATATGCTTGAATTATGAGCTACTCCAATTCCATATTTGATTTATACTAAGAGATGGTACTGGCAGAAATAAGAACTTAGGAACACAAATGATATTATCTGAGAATAAGAAAACCATAACATGGATACACGTTGTGATTTGTTTTGCGAAATTTAATAGCACTATTCCTTGAGTGCCAAGTCTTAAATCTGTGTTTCTTGCAGGTGCTAAGGAAATTTGGCATTCCGGATCCCTGCACTTTCGTTGAGATGGACCTCGAAGCACTGTTGTAGTGCCGTCAACTTGAAACAGAGGAATGTTTGAAGCTGATACCTGCCACATATTGGTTTCGTTCAGTAAACATGGATGGGGTACCAACAAGAAGTGCATATTACCCAAACTGGAGTGTCTCAACGTCCTTCTCAATTGCATTGGATTTTGCTATGGGAAAAATGGTACAAGGATACAGCAAATACCCTGCCTAATTTTTGTGTTAGTGACTATTTTCACTATATTTCCATTGTAAGAGCTCATTCCTGCCCAACTTTTTTCTATGAAAAGTGTACCTTATCCTTTTGTAAACCATTGGGTGTCCAAAGTTATTTTTCCAACTCTTTACACCTCTACATGAGATCACCATGATGTAAAGCAGCCTCAGAATTTCAGAGCTGTAATGTCTCCTTAAGTTTTGAACTTTTGATGATAGTCTACTCTCCCTTCTAAAgtcatttttgttttattcGTTTTGATGGTAAAACATTTTGTCTGACTTTGACCAAGTTTTATGGAAAATACCCGTGCATGCACAACAtcaaattagttttttttttatcgaatttaatttaattaatgCAAACTCAAATTTAAATGTCTATTATTTCCTCCAATTGGCCGGCTGGGCTTCGAGCAGGACAGCAGCCGTCTCTGTTGGTCCTAGTCACCTCCAGCTCCAGAAGCTCCCTCTCATCACTCCAGACTCCAGAGCCCAGTCACCTGGCATGGAAGCTCCATAGTTTAAAGACCTCCCTCTGACACGTGTCACCTTCCCGCCACACGTGTCCACACGCGAGCAAGCCTCGCTCGTATTTAGAACGCGTCTCGCGACGATCCTCCGGCGACCTCTCCCGTCTGAGAGATCGATCGACCTCGAACTCGATCGACGATCATCGCGCGCGCCACCAAGAAAACCTCACCACTCTCACCGGAATCGTTTCAGCCATGGCGGCCGCCGCGCACGAAGGCATGACCCACCGCGTGGCCACAAGCAggaacgacggcggcggcagtgACGCCGCGGCGGTCTCGGGTCCTAACAAGAAgcccggcggtggcggtggcggtggcggtggcggccgcgtcagcagcagcagcagcagcagcagcaggcgaggGCTCCGCTCGCTCGCCGCCGCGGTATCCCTCTCGGCGGCGCTGACGGCGCTGTCCTTCTTCTTCGCCGCGGGCGGCGGGCACTCCTCGTCCTCGCCGCCTTCGGCGTCGACGACGACGGTGGCGATGGTGCGTGCGGGGTCGGTGGCGTCGGAGGCGGTGCTGGCGCTGGCGGCGTGGATGGCGTGGGCGGAGGGCGGGGTGCACGCGCGGCCGGCCGCCACGCTGCTCCCCTACGCCGCGCAGCTGGGCGCGGCCCTGGCGTGGGCGCCGCTCGTGCTGGGCCAGGGCCACGCCGCGGCGCCGCGCGCCGGACTCGCCTGCtgcgccgccatggccgcggccgCCGTGGCGTGCGCGCGCGGGTTCGGCGCCGTTAACCCCGTCGCTGGCGACCTCGCCAAGCCCGCCGTCGCATGGGCCGTCATCCTCGCCGTCGTCAACTACAAGATGCTCTGAGCTCTCCCCACCTTTGTGCATGCAGCAGGGCCTCCGTaccacactcttcttcttcttcttcttcttcttcttcttctttctcgCGAGTGCACAGTGTTTTGGTGTGATACGTTCTGTATACCGTATGACGCTTTGTAGCGACTTGCTCCCTACTACACATGTACGTACTACTCTTGCCGTGTGGTGTGTGAACATTACATATCCTTTGTTTCCTTGGTTTACTGCTCTTGTGTGCGTTACGATTGTGATGTGTATATATACAAATATATTTGGAGGGAGATGGATGTATGCTGCTGATGACAAGCCAAGCCATTCGATCTATCAGCGCAACAAAATACGTTGGGTCCGCCCATAGTGGTTGTGCAAAAGTAAGGTTGCATCAAGGTATAGGCTTCATGCAATGCCAACCTATCATATTTCATTGTAGTAAGTGCCGGTCTTATAATTTGCATGCCTAAGGAATcacatgtagtttctatacctattaatttctatagacactatatatagaaactatggtttCAATGGATAATTTCCATACAATAATttgttatccaatcacatttattctctctctattctcaaccaatcatatcacttcatgtcttggatctcGCGTAGATATAGTTTCTAAGTTACACCCAGTTTCTataatttttgctctctctcccCAATAACTACCCATCAGTAAAATGCTTAGGTGGTActataattaatgtctatagaaactatgatggtttctacattgggagtgccctaaatAGAATTCTATGTTGGGTGAAATGTCACGCCTGTAGACAGGTCATCTTTGAGCTCCTCAGTGTAGACAGGTCATCTTTGTCCTCCTAAGGCTAGTGCTTCTCCGGGCTATTAAAGGAGACAATGGTCATGGTAAGCAACCTAGCTCTatagtgaagggtcgagatggcggactagaggggggatgaatagtcctttctaaaaattattacgccggctaaccgaaacaaatgcggaattaaaactatcggtctagccaagactacacccctctatctaagttctctagcaccttgaaaagatcctaaacaagcaagcaaggtgctaccttagcaagagctcacctaaccaattctaggagcaaggtcacacaaacctatgcaactagtactttgcaaaccgagggagctcctacacaaactagtgaggcaaagcgcacaaagcctaagctcactagcaagctcaataacaaggcaactaatgccaaattagagagcacaacttacttagctacacaaactaagcaatgtgactaacaaggttacacaaaccaaattagtcacgcaagggaactacttctagctacacaagcaagaaggtaactagcaagctacacaagctaactaattacaagagcaactacacaagcacaaatataagaatataaatacaagctcgtgtatagcgaatgcaaaccaccgagaagagtagacaatgttgacacggtgatttttaccgaggttcacttggttgacaccaagctacgtcctcgttgtggcgatacacccacttgatggatcacgagctaattggcattccaaagccgaaccctcagcgggtgccgcacatccactctcaagatggggatcctccaagccacaagccatccactagagttgctcttcgcgatccccgcggggtgagcatcgtacccctcacaatctcttctccggagcaccgcacaatctccttgcgtgcttcaacggagtcacaagccaccaagtcgtctaggaggtggcaacctccaagagtaacaagcaccaccggcttgcaacacgaacacctagtgccactcgatgcaatctctcaatgcaacgcactagaatcgctcactcacacaatcggatgatcactatcaagcatatgtgagttagaggcttcactagcactccccaagcatggacactaagttccaagggtgctcagcaccggccaaggccggccaccacttctatttatagccccaagggctaaactagccgttgccccttcactgggcaaaacacgtgggcaccggacgctcacagggagccaccggacgctcaacacccagcgtccggtgctcagctgaccgccacgtgtcactagccgtttgaagtcgaccgttgccgccaacggctacttcgcacgcgcgcctgcacagcaccaccggacgatgggcaccggacggtccggtgctcaccgaactcgtgcgcagagagtttgtcaaactcgcgacctcaccggacgctaggcaccggacggtccggtgctcaccggactcgtgcgcagagagggttgcaaaaacccctcacaccggacgctaaccaccggacgctctcagagtgcgtccggtgcttaaccctagcagggtcaagctcaccggacgctgaggccagcgtccggtgcctccgcactcagcgtccggtgagtgtttccaactgagaaacactcccgcgacttcactaaaattcccaccggcgcaaaagaaaatatacacttatttttctcaaaagcgccgaatcccgccgaacccacacctctctcaaccctaggaacaccacctcctttgtaaagtgtgccaacaccaacaagtgtacaccaccatgtgcatgtgtgttagcattttcacaaacaatttcccaaaagagttagcctctcaacttgccacgccactcgatcctaacacgtatgcaaagttagatcgctcaagtggcactagatgaccgatatgcaaacaagtttgcccctcttgatagtacggccatctatcctaaatccggtcataaacttctctacacacctatgaccggtgaaatggaaatgccctaggttatacctttgccttgcgctttccattccatctcctccaatgttgatgcaacacatgcaccaaccaatcaccaaatgatatgatccacttcatatcatcacgtgaccgtattggttcatcgatcttgacctcacttgctcttcaccgttgcctcggtccattggcgccaagtcttgctcaagcttcaccgtcacacgcggtccctcgcttcaaagcctccgacttacccttcactcttgcaaccagtccatcgagccaagcctcatcttgatcttctccaccttggtcacatgactccatgtcatgtctcatatgcaatgagctcctccatcatcacataatcacctgtggactaatctcctgtgtatctcacataaacactattagtccacctaagttgtcactcaattaccaaaaccaaacaaggacctttcatatAGATATTCATAAAACACCAATAAAAGTTCAGAAGGTCCAAGTGCACTCAAGCACAAGCCTATGACGTAGAGCTTATTTTTAGAAAATTTTGGACActggttttataattttttcaagTAGGATGAATTTCCTATGAAATTTCTAAGTTttaattattttctaaaaaaaagataGAGGAAAAATTCCCTAGGTATGGCACATGGTGGCTCCTGATTGGTTGGCTTGGTTCCAGTCACTGACATGTGGGACTAGGGTCAATGGTCACCGTCAATGTTGGCCGGACTTTGACTAAGCTCTGCAGGCCAGGTTGTGTACCCCGCCATGGATCACGGCGGGTTAGGGGTAGCCAGGCCCATTAAACCGAGCCGTGAGTAGACCCCGGCtgctttctctccctctctcgccTTATAAAAAGTTCAGCTGATCCAAATGGATCCATATATGAGATATCCTACAAGAAATTAAGTGTCATATTGTCATGAACTGATGACTCCATTGCATGTTTTCATTGTAGTACACAGC
It encodes:
- the LOC8075985 gene encoding translocator protein homolog; its protein translation is MAAAAHEGMTHRVATSRNDGGGSDAAAVSGPNKKPGGGGGGGGGGRVSSSSSSSSRRGLRSLAAAVSLSAALTALSFFFAAGGGHSSSSPPSASTTTVAMVRAGSVASEAVLALAAWMAWAEGGVHARPAATLLPYAAQLGAALAWAPLVLGQGHAAAPRAGLACCAAMAAAAVACARGFGAVNPVAGDLAKPAVAWAVILAVVNYKML
- the LOC8069508 gene encoding phenylalanine--tRNA ligase beta subunit, cytoplasmic; this translates as MPTVSVGRDRLFAALGRTYTQEEFEALCFEFGIELDDVTTEKAIIRKEKHLEDDGEVDDDDEVIYKIEVAANRYDLLCLEGLARALRVFTGTEPSPVFQVSSIPRGSILQMHVKPETSKIRPYVVCAVLRGVTFDEARYNSFIDLQDKLHQNICRKRTLVAIGTHDLDTLRGPFSYEALPPHEINFVPLKQEKSFRADKLMEFYKSDMKLKKFLHIIENSPVYPVIYDSNRTVLSLPPIINGAHSAITLATRNVFIECTATDLTKANIVLNTMVTMFSEYCETKFEVEPVEVVHPDGRKTVYPDLSCYKMDVSLSDILGPIGISQDEKQVVCLLNKMQLQAESHSLKGEPRISVSVPPTRSDILHARDLSEDVAIAYGFNNVPKSKPKCMTIGGRQPLNRFSDKIRAEVARAGYMEVLTFILSSHEENFDMLNRADDKSKAVIIANPRTSEFEVVRTSLMSCLLKTLKHNIDHPRPIKIFEVGDVVMLDSSRDVGASNNRRLAALYCNRVSGFEEIMGLVDSIVKVVRAPHVNFGENYYVPTDEPEFFPKRQCKIVTSDGKQVGYLGIVHAEVLRKFGIPDPCTFVEMDLEALL